The genomic stretch CTTTCTCTAAAACAATGAACAAAGACATCACGCAAAAAGCATTTTCACTAATGTACGGCGAAACCGAATCAATCCACATCAATGGAAAGTTTGAATGGAGCGATAGTAACCAGATAATGACTTTTATCCCCGAAAAAGAGCTAATCCCTGGTTACTATCGCATTATTGTAGATAAAACAGCCTGTGACACACATAACAACACTTTAGTCACTCAGCACCTATCACGTTTTTACGCTGGCTTTGATTATACCAACCCTTCAGTCACAAATTCCTCACCACAGGATGGCGCACTGAACATCCCTTTGAATGCTATAATAACAATACATTTTTCCGAACCAATGAATATACAGTCAGTACAAAAAAATATTCGCATTTCACCTGCTTTTGGTTATACCGTTTTGTGGGATAACCAATTCACAACACTCATACTGTATCCTCACGAACCATTACTATTTAATACATGGTATTCAATAACCATACCAACCAATTGTACAGACATTGCTGGTAACAGCATCCTCAACCAGTATGAATTTCGTTTTAAAACTGGTACCGAGTATGTGCGTCCACAAATTACAGGAATCTACACCACATCAATTGCAGAAAATATGGCACAAGCTTTAAATTTTACTATATTTGAAGGTGCAAATATAAACGATGAGCTTATTCTTCAATTTAGCGAACCAGTTGATGAGTCAACCCTTTTAAATGCTCTCATTATAAATCCAGCAGTCTCCTGGCAGCCATTATGGAACACATTATACACCAGTTGTACCATTCGCTTTGCTCAGAGTTTGCAACCCAATACACAGTATGAACTTTTACTCACTACCAGTTTAAAAGACAAAGCAGGCAACTTTCTGTCAGACAATCGTTGTATATACTTCATTACCAATGGTCCACTGTCACAACGTCCAGAAATCATTCATGTAGTCTGCAATGAAACAGTAAACGGGCAAGTTCAATTGGGACCATATAGTCAAATAAATAATTTAGGCCAAGAGCTTACTGTGCAAAACAATAGTTATACTTTCACCATCACATTTTCTATGGACATATTGAGGAATTCAGTACCTGACAATGTTAGGATAGAATATCTACATGGAGAACAACCTGAAATGAGCGGAAATATTCGCTCTTTCCAATGGGGATCATCACGCATACTTACACTTACTATCGCAGCAATCGAAGGAGGCAATGTCTATAAGCTGACAGTTAAAGGTGGTGATAGTGGTATTACTGCATACACAGGAATACCGTTAAAGGAAAATATGAATTATATCTTTTACTTTGAACCACAGGATTAATTGTGTAATTTTCACAATGTCTTATAAAAATAGGGTGATTTCTATGAAAGTAATTACTATGATTGTATCAACTTTATTATTTGTTATCAGCTGTAATTACTTTGTTGATTTAGAACCTCCTACTATTAAACGAATTGAACCGGCCAATGGTTCAACAATAATACAGCATCGCCCTATAATATTTGTGGAATTTTCCGAAGAGATGGACAAACCCAAAACTGAGGAAGCTTTTATTATAGAAGGCGTTCATCAATTAAAAGGGCATTTCAGATGGGAAAAAAACAGACTTTATTATGATCTAATAGAAGATTGTAGAGATGCAACCGTCTACACCATAAAAGTTAGATCAAGTGCTGAAGATAAAAATGGAAATAATTTAACTAATGATGCTTCATCTTCTTTTTCAGTTGGATCTGATTTAATTAGACCAGTTGTTATTTCAATCAATCCACCAGATGGCTCATTAGTTGATAATCTTACCACACCCATTGTTGTAACATTTTCTGAGCCAGTGCGCCTTGAATCATTATATCGTGGATTTTCATTAAGCCCTTATGTAAGTGGCAACATTACATTAAGCAACGATGGCACCATTTGTACTTTTACTCCCTATGATCCCTATATTCACGGTATACTGTATACGCTTACACTTTCAAATGAAATATGTGATATAGCAGACAACCATCTTCTTGAAAGAACAATAAGCATATTTAAGGCAGGAACTGACTTTGTCAATCCAACACTGAATCCCGATGCAACTAACCCACCCGATTCCCAGGTAGGTGTATTTGCTTTACATGCAAACTCAACATTACGACTTATTCCCTTCACCCTAAACAGCGGAGTAGATAAATATGCAAATCTTTCTATTACATTTTCAAAAGCTATGCAGAGACTTGATACGCAAAAAAGTATCAGCATATCTCCTTTTGTTGAATATACAATTAAATGGGTTACCGATAAAAATTTACAGTTAATCCCTTCAGAGCAATTTGCTCTTCAGCAACAATATACCATAAGCATTTCAAGACAGGCAAAGGATATTGCCGGTAATGCGCTCGATAGGGATTACAGTTTTCTTTTTTTTATTAACGGTGAAAACTCATTGCCAATAGAAATACAACCTTATGGAAATCCAGTAAAATACCTTTACCAGATGCCATGTAGTGGAGAAGGTCCTGATGAACAAGGCCCTATACGAATCCTTGAAAACGATGATATCATTAACTCAGCACCACCTTACTATTTTGAAAAACAAATTAATGGTTTACCTAAAACCATTTACATTTTGAGAATAGTATTTAATAACAAGAACAACACTCTTGATTCAATTGGTATAAACCTAATTTCTTCTTTACAGAATGTATCCTTTACCGTGCAGGCTGGTAATGTAATAACAAGTCCAAAAATATGGAAGATAAGCAAACCACAAAACAAGTCCAATGCACTCGATATCTACTTGTTTGATCTTGAAAAGAACCAATCAATGTACTACAAAATCTCCATAACCCATGGACCTGATGGAATAAAAGATAACTTCAACAACTACATGTTAACACCATTTACACTTTTTTTGAATTATTAAAGGGGCTTCATGTTTGCTTCGTTTACTGTTCATCGTCCAGTTGCTGTGATAATGGTATTTAGCGCACTGTGCCTTTTCGGTGTTATTTCATTGTTCAACTTACAAATGGATCTTTTGCCACCAATAGAATATCCTGAAATATCAGTTATAACCCTCTATCCAGGTGCTTCTCCTTCTGAAGTTGAACAACTCATAACAAAACCTATTGAAGAAGCTGTCAACAGTGTCCCCGGTATAACGCGCATCCGCTCAGAATCCATTGAAGGGGCTAGTTTGGTAGTTGCAACACTCCAATGGGGAATTAATATCGACTTTGCATTACTTAAAACACGTGAAAAAGTTGACCTTACAAGAGGAATGTTGCCGCAGGATGTATATAAACCAATTGTAACGCGCTTTGATCCAAATGCACTTCCAGTTATGAATATTGCCATTACCTCTTCACAACTCGATAGCAAAGCATTGCGCTATGAAGTTGAAAAAAACATTGTACCCCTGTTTGAACGTATTGACGGTATTGGCAATGCAAAAGTTTCTGGTGGTAAAGTACGCCAAATAGAAGTACTTGTAAATAGAGACACTATGCATGCATACAATGTAAATCTTCAGGACATTGTTAATGCCATTCAGATATCTCACTACAATTATCCCGCAGGAACAATTATCGCAGGTGACAAAGAACTTATCATTCGTACCGTAGGTGAATTTAAAAACCTATCTGATATTGAAAGCGTGAGAGTTAAGACTACCAAAGAAGGCAAACCCATTTTCCTAAAACATATAGCAAAGGTTATTGATGGCTACAAGGAAGTAACAAGTCAATCATTCATCAATGGACATGATTGCATTAACCTTTCAATTATTAAAGAATCCGGCAAAAACACTGTAAAGGTGTGCACTAAAGCATTACAACTAGTACAACACATTAACTCAAAGTATACTCATTTGCAATGCCAGGTATTTTACGACGGCTCTGAATACATAAAACAGGCAATTTATAATGTTATTTCATCTGCATTGCAGGGATCAGTAATAGCATTTATTGTGCTCTTGTTTTTTTTGCAAAATCTAATATCTTCATTTGTCATAATCATTGCAATACCTGTTTCATTATGTATTACGTTACTTTTCCTTAATTTATATGGCATATCCATTAACATGATGTCATTAGGTGGCATGACGCTTTGTGTCGGTATGCTGATCGACTGTGGTATCGTTATTCTAGAAACAATTAACCAAACCAAGAATCATAACTATAGTTTTACACAACGTATACAGGAGGCAATAGTTTCTGTATCCCCGTCCCTAGTCACATCAACGTTGACAAGTGTAGTAATATTTTTACCTCTCATCTTAATCAAAGGTATTGCTGGTGCATTGTTTACACAACTTGCCATAACAGTAACTGTTGCCTTAATAGCATCTTTGCTGGTTTCAATTATGCTTATACCTGCAATTTTTATACTTTTACATAATTTCAAAATTAACAGTACTAACACTAAAGCTTCTAAACTGTTTTACAAACTTTCACATAAGCTCCATACACATATTGATGAAATAAACAAAAACTATATTCAAATAGTACAAAAGATTCTACCATCATTAAAAGTTACAAAAATAACTACTATCATTATTCTAACCTTTGGATGTTTATCACTGTTGTTTCTAGATAAAAGTCTGATGCCTCACACCACTCAAAAACAATTTCTTATCAGAATAGAAATGCCCCGCGGTACCCCATTATCACACACTGTAGATTTTTGTTTATTAATTGATTCACTGCTTTCAAAAAATCCTGCTGTCAAAAAAAGGCTAATAAATGCCGGATATAATCCACATGACCATACCGAGTACTTTGGCAAAGAAAAAAATACCAATATTGGTGAAATAGCAGTAACCATAGATAGCGATGCTGATGATGCAATTAAATGGTTACGTAAAAATCTACACCATTCATCCAGTATAAAAATTGATTACAATACACAAAATCCAGAGCTTTTGCAAGTTTTACCTCTTTCAATGGGTAATATTATATTTGAGTGTACCGGACAATCACTTTCAGAAATCGAACAAGCAATCCAGACATTTCTAGAGCATAACAAAGTTATACCAGGAGTTAAGGATATTATTGTTGATGTAAAAAAAGGTAAACCAGAAATAGCTATTCATCCTGACAAAGAAAAATTAACTTCGTTTGGGCTAAGCCTCCTTGATGTTGCCTCTACGCTCCATACTGCTTTTTACGGTAGCACCGCTGGCAAATACTTTGAGCATGACAATGAATTTGATGTAACTGTTCGATTTGATGCACCTTTTAGAGATAGTATAGACGATATTAATGCTATATTATTACATACGCAAAATTCGTTCATACCACTGAAAGAAATAGCAGATGTAAAACAGCAATCTGGATATTCATCAATTACGCGTAAGGATCAGCAACACTATATTGCGTTTTATGTATTTGTTGATGACGGCTATTCATACTCTTCAATTATTAAAAGTATCAAAAGTCGATGGGAAAATACATTAAAAAATTCATCAGTTTCATTGAATATTTCCCCTGATATAAAAGAAACACAAGAATCCATACATGATCTTATCGCAATACTTATTCTGTCTATAGTTTTGATTTTTATGATTATTGCTTCACAGTTTGAATCACTTTCAATTCCCATGCTTATAATGTCTACAATACCCATATCATTGTGTGGTTCTTCTATCTTTTTGTTTATTACAAACAATTCTTTGAATATAATGTCGCTAATGGGTTCAGTTATTCTCATTGGTACCATTGTCAATAATGTCATATTGCTTACT from Spirochaetota bacterium encodes the following:
- a CDS encoding Ig-like domain-containing protein, yielding MKANVYVVMLTLMIFFSCGYDITPPRIVSYIPGNGTSAPTSTSIQITFSKTMNKDITQKAFSLMYGETESIHINGKFEWSDSNQIMTFIPEKELIPGYYRIIVDKTACDTHNNTLVTQHLSRFYAGFDYTNPSVTNSSPQDGALNIPLNAIITIHFSEPMNIQSVQKNIRISPAFGYTVLWDNQFTTLILYPHEPLLFNTWYSITIPTNCTDIAGNSILNQYEFRFKTGTEYVRPQITGIYTTSIAENMAQALNFTIFEGANINDELILQFSEPVDESTLLNALIINPAVSWQPLWNTLYTSCTIRFAQSLQPNTQYELLLTTSLKDKAGNFLSDNRCIYFITNGPLSQRPEIIHVVCNETVNGQVQLGPYSQINNLGQELTVQNNSYTFTITFSMDILRNSVPDNVRIEYLHGEQPEMSGNIRSFQWGSSRILTLTIAAIEGGNVYKLTVKGGDSGITAYTGIPLKENMNYIFYFEPQD
- a CDS encoding Ig-like domain-containing protein → MKVITMIVSTLLFVISCNYFVDLEPPTIKRIEPANGSTIIQHRPIIFVEFSEEMDKPKTEEAFIIEGVHQLKGHFRWEKNRLYYDLIEDCRDATVYTIKVRSSAEDKNGNNLTNDASSSFSVGSDLIRPVVISINPPDGSLVDNLTTPIVVTFSEPVRLESLYRGFSLSPYVSGNITLSNDGTICTFTPYDPYIHGILYTLTLSNEICDIADNHLLERTISIFKAGTDFVNPTLNPDATNPPDSQVGVFALHANSTLRLIPFTLNSGVDKYANLSITFSKAMQRLDTQKSISISPFVEYTIKWVTDKNLQLIPSEQFALQQQYTISISRQAKDIAGNALDRDYSFLFFINGENSLPIEIQPYGNPVKYLYQMPCSGEGPDEQGPIRILENDDIINSAPPYYFEKQINGLPKTIYILRIVFNNKNNTLDSIGINLISSLQNVSFTVQAGNVITSPKIWKISKPQNKSNALDIYLFDLEKNQSMYYKISITHGPDGIKDNFNNYMLTPFTLFLNY
- a CDS encoding efflux RND transporter permease subunit; the encoded protein is MFASFTVHRPVAVIMVFSALCLFGVISLFNLQMDLLPPIEYPEISVITLYPGASPSEVEQLITKPIEEAVNSVPGITRIRSESIEGASLVVATLQWGINIDFALLKTREKVDLTRGMLPQDVYKPIVTRFDPNALPVMNIAITSSQLDSKALRYEVEKNIVPLFERIDGIGNAKVSGGKVRQIEVLVNRDTMHAYNVNLQDIVNAIQISHYNYPAGTIIAGDKELIIRTVGEFKNLSDIESVRVKTTKEGKPIFLKHIAKVIDGYKEVTSQSFINGHDCINLSIIKESGKNTVKVCTKALQLVQHINSKYTHLQCQVFYDGSEYIKQAIYNVISSALQGSVIAFIVLLFFLQNLISSFVIIIAIPVSLCITLLFLNLYGISINMMSLGGMTLCVGMLIDCGIVILETINQTKNHNYSFTQRIQEAIVSVSPSLVTSTLTSVVIFLPLILIKGIAGALFTQLAITVTVALIASLLVSIMLIPAIFILLHNFKINSTNTKASKLFYKLSHKLHTHIDEINKNYIQIVQKILPSLKVTKITTIIILTFGCLSLLFLDKSLMPHTTQKQFLIRIEMPRGTPLSHTVDFCLLIDSLLSKNPAVKKRLINAGYNPHDHTEYFGKEKNTNIGEIAVTIDSDADDAIKWLRKNLHHSSSIKIDYNTQNPELLQVLPLSMGNIIFECTGQSLSEIEQAIQTFLEHNKVIPGVKDIIVDVKKGKPEIAIHPDKEKLTSFGLSLLDVASTLHTAFYGSTAGKYFEHDNEFDVTVRFDAPFRDSIDDINAILLHTQNSFIPLKEIADVKQQSGYSSITRKDQQHYIAFYVFVDDGYSYSSIIKSIKSRWENTLKNSSVSLNISPDIKETQESIHDLIAILILSIVLIFMIIASQFESLSIPMLIMSTIPISLCGSSIFLFITNNSLNIMSLMGSVILIGTIVNNVILLTDTVIKKYQHSEPIIEFIIAACNSRFLSISMTSLTTLCGLLPLALGLQQGSDLQSPLAISIIGGMIIGTLFIMVVYPSILLVWLLRKK